A window of Zingiber officinale cultivar Zhangliang chromosome 5A, Zo_v1.1, whole genome shotgun sequence contains these coding sequences:
- the LOC121981363 gene encoding N6-mAMP deaminase-like isoform X2, producing the protein MKNGRSLPECFKLFDLFHILTTDHQTVTRITKEVIEDFAAENVVYLELRTTPKQNESKGMTKLSYMKAVINGIQAVDTVDVAFVTSGANNLPLSETTPVNCISNCNKRKKIYVRLLLSIDRRETTASAMETVKLARELKDFGVVGLDLSGNPIVGEWETFLPALKHAKEIGLPITLHCGEVPNHKEIKAMIDFCPQRIGHACFLKEEEWTRVKVLRIPVEICLTSNIQSERLSSLSNHHFADIYKVNHPVALCTDDSGLFSTSLSNEYHLAASTFGLNKRDMFILARSAIQFSFADLEVKEELSKIFCEAEGTLFM; encoded by the exons ATGAAAA ATGGACGGTCTTTGCCAGAGTGCTTCAAGCTTTTTGATTTATTTCACATACTTACCACTGACCATCAAACTGTGACAAGAATTACTAAGGAG GTCATTGAAGATTTTGCTGCTGAGAATGTTGTTTATCTTGAACTAAGAACAACTCCAAAG CAAAATGAATCTAAAGGAATGACAAAGCTCTCATATATGAAAGCAGTCATTAATGGCATACAAGCAGTTGATACTGTTGATGTTGCTTTTGTAACATCAGGTGCAAACAATTTACCTCTTTCCGAAACTACACCAGTAAATTGTATAAGCAACtgcaacaagaggaagaaaatttATGTGCGCCTTCTTCTGAGTATTGATCGCCGTGAGACCACTGCATCTGCAATGGAAACA GTCAAGCTTGCAAGGGAACTGAAGGATTTTGGTGTGGTTGGACTTGATCTCTCTGGCAATCCTATTGTCGGTGAATG GGAAACTTTCCTTCCCGCACTGAAGCATGCTAAAGAGATAGGGCTTCCTATTACTCTCCATTGTGGAGAG GTGCCAAACCACAAGGAAATCAAAGCAATGATCGATTTTTGCCCCCAACGAATAGGCCATGCTTGCTTCCTTAAAGAAGAGGAATGGACGAGGGTGAAAGTCTTAAGGATCCCA GTTGAGATATGCTTAACATCAAATATCCAAAGTGAACGCCTCTCTTCCTTATCCAATCATCATTTTG CTGATATTTACAAAGTCAACCATCCAGTGGCACTGTGCACTGATGATTCTGGCCTTTTCTCAACATCTCTGTCAAACGAGTACCATCTTGCTGCCTCAACATTTG GACTAAACAAGCGCGACATGTTTATTCTTGCTCGAAGTGCCATTCAATTTTCATTTGCTGATCTTGAAGTCAAAGAAGAGCTTAGTAAGATTTTTTGTGAAGCTGAAGGCACATTATTCATGTAA
- the LOC121981363 gene encoding N6-mAMP deaminase-like isoform X1, with translation MDAGGDMELPEWCKLLPKIELHAHLNGSVRDSTLLELAKVLGDEGVINFEDVVHVIMKNGRSLPECFKLFDLFHILTTDHQTVTRITKEVIEDFAAENVVYLELRTTPKQNESKGMTKLSYMKAVINGIQAVDTVDVAFVTSGANNLPLSETTPVNCISNCNKRKKIYVRLLLSIDRRETTASAMETVKLARELKDFGVVGLDLSGNPIVGEWETFLPALKHAKEIGLPITLHCGEVPNHKEIKAMIDFCPQRIGHACFLKEEEWTRVKVLRIPVEICLTSNIQSERLSSLSNHHFADIYKVNHPVALCTDDSGLFSTSLSNEYHLAASTFGLNKRDMFILARSAIQFSFADLEVKEELSKIFCEAEGTLFM, from the exons ATGGACGCAGGTGGAGACATGGAGCTGCCGGAATGGTGCAAACTGCTGCCCAAGATCGAGCTCCATGCCCACCTCAATGGCTCCGTCAGAGATTCAACCCTGCT AGAGCTTGCAAAAGTATTGGGAGATGAAGGTGTCATTAATTTTGAAGATGTAGTACATGTTATCATGAAAA ATGGACGGTCTTTGCCAGAGTGCTTCAAGCTTTTTGATTTATTTCACATACTTACCACTGACCATCAAACTGTGACAAGAATTACTAAGGAG GTCATTGAAGATTTTGCTGCTGAGAATGTTGTTTATCTTGAACTAAGAACAACTCCAAAG CAAAATGAATCTAAAGGAATGACAAAGCTCTCATATATGAAAGCAGTCATTAATGGCATACAAGCAGTTGATACTGTTGATGTTGCTTTTGTAACATCAGGTGCAAACAATTTACCTCTTTCCGAAACTACACCAGTAAATTGTATAAGCAACtgcaacaagaggaagaaaatttATGTGCGCCTTCTTCTGAGTATTGATCGCCGTGAGACCACTGCATCTGCAATGGAAACA GTCAAGCTTGCAAGGGAACTGAAGGATTTTGGTGTGGTTGGACTTGATCTCTCTGGCAATCCTATTGTCGGTGAATG GGAAACTTTCCTTCCCGCACTGAAGCATGCTAAAGAGATAGGGCTTCCTATTACTCTCCATTGTGGAGAG GTGCCAAACCACAAGGAAATCAAAGCAATGATCGATTTTTGCCCCCAACGAATAGGCCATGCTTGCTTCCTTAAAGAAGAGGAATGGACGAGGGTGAAAGTCTTAAGGATCCCA GTTGAGATATGCTTAACATCAAATATCCAAAGTGAACGCCTCTCTTCCTTATCCAATCATCATTTTG CTGATATTTACAAAGTCAACCATCCAGTGGCACTGTGCACTGATGATTCTGGCCTTTTCTCAACATCTCTGTCAAACGAGTACCATCTTGCTGCCTCAACATTTG GACTAAACAAGCGCGACATGTTTATTCTTGCTCGAAGTGCCATTCAATTTTCATTTGCTGATCTTGAAGTCAAAGAAGAGCTTAGTAAGATTTTTTGTGAAGCTGAAGGCACATTATTCATGTAA